In Apostichopus japonicus isolate 1M-3 chromosome 5, ASM3797524v1, whole genome shotgun sequence, a single window of DNA contains:
- the LOC139967772 gene encoding cytochrome P450 26B1-like, which yields MDGYLEVLGLLRMPVLIIVTSYIIAAAVYNCWYYYVIYSGIDRNCKAPLPPGGMGWPVIGESFKLLTQGSKFYTEKFQRNNCRMFKTHLFGRPTIRIYGAENLHTILHGENNIVESQWPQSTRNLLGNVLTLSSGDRHTMLRRYVSRAFTHEALQGYVELSLPLIQDGIDSWCTEKSVLAFDATRRLLFDIAAVVLCGFDHKEIEGGEMADTFMDFTKGFFTLPFDLPGTPYRKALLAKKILLSRLDSVVERKMKTSPEEDTQDALRILMDHVDEEAEGGHMTTESLKADMVDLLNAGFNTTSSAATTLLYHISRNPDLLKNIRQELIQSGLIDRRNGLTFDRLVECKYLTNVVREGLRIAPPVGGGFRKVLKTFELEGYQIPQGWTVLYSIRDTLSFSDSYFDRDQFDPDRFSPERKEDQIGGRYNYPIFGGGSRSCMGKQFAQLILRILLVELARTCEVEPLAKDVQFNFLPIPHPVNGLPLKFNRLSPDDVI from the exons ATGGACGGTTATTTGGAGGTGCTTGGTCTTCTACGGATGCCTGTATTAATCATCGTTACATCATACATTATTGCTGCGGCCGTATATAACTGTTGGTACTACTACGTTATTTACTCTGGAATTGATCGAAATTGTAAAGCACCATTACCTCCTGGTGGAATGGGATGGCCTGTGATCGGAGAATCATTCAAACTTTTAACACag GGTTCTAAGTTTTATACCGAAAAATTTCAACGTAACAACTGCAGGATGTTCAAAACACATTTGTTTGGCAGACCTACCATACGTATATATGGAGCAGAAAACCTTCATACCATTCTCCACGGGGAGAACAATATTGTTGAATCTCAG TGGCCTCAGAGTACCAGAAACCTCCTGGGTAACGTCTTGACCCTGTCCTCGGGCGATCGCCATACCATGCTACGGAGGTACGTCTCCAGAGCGTTTACCCATGAGGCGCTACAGGGGTACGTTGAACTTTCCTTG CCTTTGATACAAGATGGTATTGATTCATGGTGCACGGAAAAGTCCGTTTTGGCGTTCGATGCTACCAGGAGGCTACTGTTTGACATCGCCGCTGTTGTACTATGTGGATTTGACCATAAGGAAATAGAGGGAGGTGAAATGGCAGACACTTTCATGGACTTTACCAAAGGATTCTTCACCCTACCTTTCGATTTACCAGGCACACCATATAGAAAG GCATTACTGGCCAAGAAGATTCTACTTTCTCGATTAGACTCGGTAGTCGAGAGAAAGATGAAGACATCTCCAGAGGAGGACACTCAGGATGCTCTGAGGATTTTAATGGATCATGTCGATGAGGAGGCTGAGGGTGGTCACATGACTACCGAATCACTCAAAGCGGATATGGTTGACCTATTAAATGCAGGCTTTAATACGACCTCCAGCGCTGCGACAACATTGCTGTATCATATCAGTAGGAACCCGGATCTGTTAAAGAATATACGTCAAGAACTTATCCAGTCAGGACTTATTGACCGGCGCAATGGTCTGACCTTTGACCGATTAGTAGAATGTAAATATCTCACAAACGTTGTCCGTGAAGGTTTGAGAATAGCGCCACCAGTAGGAGGTGGCTTTAGAAAAGTTCTGAAGACGTTTGAGCTGGAG GGATACCAGATTCCACAAGGGTGGACGGTACTCTATAGTATTCGCGATACCCTCTCCTTCTCCGACAGTTATTTTGACCGGGACCAGTTTGACCCGGATCGATTCTCTCCAGAACGCAAAGAAGACCAAATCGGCGGTCGATACAACTACCCGATCTTCGGTGGTGGTTCTCGATCTTGCATGGGTAAACAATTCGCCCAGCTCATCCTTCGTATTTTATTGGTTGAACTAGCACGAACGTGCGAAGTAGAACCACTCGCCAAGGACGTTCAGTTCAATTTCCTACCGATACCTCACCCGGTCAACGGATTACCATTAAAATTTAACAGATTATCtcctgatgacgtcatataa
- the LOC139967776 gene encoding aldose reductase-related protein 2-like isoform X3, whose amino-acid sequence MMAKANLYVNLAKGMKMPLLGLGTWKSEPSKLSAAVKAAIDTGYRHIDCAYCYENEETVGDGIQAKTTDGTVKREDLFITSKLFESFHRLGDVESGLKKSLQSLKLDYLDLYLVHWPFGIQGMEQLVQKGLVKSIGVSNFNISQIKEIQALPNKVPISNNQIELSPYLVQDDLVSFCKSQGITVTAYSPLGSPDRKDPQDDDPILMDDPKLIDLARKKGKSVAQILIQYHLQQNVACMPKSVTPSRILENFQSLHFTLTDSEVEELKSLNRNNRYCTYDEAFGHPLHPFDPTH is encoded by the exons ATGATGGCGAAGGCCAATTTGTACGTCAACCTCGCCAAGGGAATGAAAATGCCTCTCCTCGGTCTAGGAACTTGGAAG tcTGAACCGTCCAAGTTATCAGCAGCAGTGAAAGCAGCCATAGATACCGGTTACCGTCACATCGACTGTGCTTACTGCTATGAGAATGAAGAAACTGTGGGAGATGGAATACAAGCCAAGACTACTGATGGCACTGTGAAAAGAGAGGACCTGTTCATCACCAGCAAG TTATTTGAGAGTTTTCATCGTTTAGGAGATGTTGAGAGTGGCTTGAAGAAATCCCTACAATCTTTGAAGTTGGATTATCTTGATCTATATCTCGTGCACTGGCCATTTGGGATTCAG gGGATGGAACAGTTAGTGCAGAAAGGCTTGGTCAAGTCAATTGGGGTCTCAAACTTCAACATTTCGCAGATTAAAGAAATTCAAGCCCTCCCAAATAAAGTTCCTATTTCTAATAATCag ATTGAATTATCTCCTTATCTTGTTCAAGATGATTTGGTGAGCTTCTGCAAGTCTCAGGGCATCACTGTCACTGCCTACAGTCCTCTGGGGTCCCCGGACAGAAAAGA TCCTCAGGATGATGATCCTATTCTTATGGATGATCCTAAACTGATTGATCTTGCCAGGAAGAAAGGGAAGTCGGTGGCACAGATCTTGATCCAATACCATTTACAACAGAATGTGGCGTGCATGCCAAAGAGCGTGACACCATCCAGAATCTTAGAAAATTTTCAG AGCCTTCACTTTACACTGACCGATAGTGAGGTAGAGGAGCTGAAGTCATTGAACCGAAATAACAGATATTGCACATACGATGA agCATTTGGCCATCCTCTGCATCCATTTGACCCAACACACTGA
- the LOC139967776 gene encoding aldo-keto reductase 1B-like isoform X2 → MMAKANLYVNLAKGMKMPLLGLGTWKSEPSKLSAAVKAAIDTGYRHIDCAYCYENEETVGDGIQAKTTDGTVKREDLFITSKLFESFHRLGDVESGLKKSLQSLKLDYLDLYLVHWPFGIQNIEGEMCPTGPDGRTLFNDVHFTETWHGMEQLVQKGLVKSIGVSNFNISQIKEIQALPNKVPISNNQIELSPYLVQDDLVSFCKSQGITVTAYSPLGSPDRKEKKGKSVAQILIQYHLQQNVACMPKSVTPSRILENFQSLHFTLTDSEVEELKSLNRNNRYCTYDEAFGHPLHPFDPTH, encoded by the exons ATGATGGCGAAGGCCAATTTGTACGTCAACCTCGCCAAGGGAATGAAAATGCCTCTCCTCGGTCTAGGAACTTGGAAG tcTGAACCGTCCAAGTTATCAGCAGCAGTGAAAGCAGCCATAGATACCGGTTACCGTCACATCGACTGTGCTTACTGCTATGAGAATGAAGAAACTGTGGGAGATGGAATACAAGCCAAGACTACTGATGGCACTGTGAAAAGAGAGGACCTGTTCATCACCAGCAAG TTATTTGAGAGTTTTCATCGTTTAGGAGATGTTGAGAGTGGCTTGAAGAAATCCCTACAATCTTTGAAGTTGGATTATCTTGATCTATATCTCGTGCACTGGCCATTTGGGATTCAG AACATTGAAGGTGAGATGTGCCCCACAGGACCTGATGGGAGAACTCTGTTCAATGATGTACACTTCACAGAAACGTGGCAT gGGATGGAACAGTTAGTGCAGAAAGGCTTGGTCAAGTCAATTGGGGTCTCAAACTTCAACATTTCGCAGATTAAAGAAATTCAAGCCCTCCCAAATAAAGTTCCTATTTCTAATAATCag ATTGAATTATCTCCTTATCTTGTTCAAGATGATTTGGTGAGCTTCTGCAAGTCTCAGGGCATCACTGTCACTGCCTACAGTCCTCTGGGGTCCCCGGACAGAAAAGA GAAGAAAGGGAAGTCGGTGGCACAGATCTTGATCCAATACCATTTACAACAGAATGTGGCGTGCATGCCAAAGAGCGTGACACCATCCAGAATCTTAGAAAATTTTCAG AGCCTTCACTTTACACTGACCGATAGTGAGGTAGAGGAGCTGAAGTCATTGAACCGAAATAACAGATATTGCACATACGATGA agCATTTGGCCATCCTCTGCATCCATTTGACCCAACACACTGA
- the LOC139967776 gene encoding aldose reductase-related protein 2-like isoform X1, producing the protein MMAKANLYVNLAKGMKMPLLGLGTWKSEPSKLSAAVKAAIDTGYRHIDCAYCYENEETVGDGIQAKTTDGTVKREDLFITSKLFESFHRLGDVESGLKKSLQSLKLDYLDLYLVHWPFGIQNIEGEMCPTGPDGRTLFNDVHFTETWHGMEQLVQKGLVKSIGVSNFNISQIKEIQALPNKVPISNNQIELSPYLVQDDLVSFCKSQGITVTAYSPLGSPDRKDPQDDDPILMDDPKLIDLARKKGKSVAQILIQYHLQQNVACMPKSVTPSRILENFQSLHFTLTDSEVEELKSLNRNNRYCTYDEAFGHPLHPFDPTH; encoded by the exons ATGATGGCGAAGGCCAATTTGTACGTCAACCTCGCCAAGGGAATGAAAATGCCTCTCCTCGGTCTAGGAACTTGGAAG tcTGAACCGTCCAAGTTATCAGCAGCAGTGAAAGCAGCCATAGATACCGGTTACCGTCACATCGACTGTGCTTACTGCTATGAGAATGAAGAAACTGTGGGAGATGGAATACAAGCCAAGACTACTGATGGCACTGTGAAAAGAGAGGACCTGTTCATCACCAGCAAG TTATTTGAGAGTTTTCATCGTTTAGGAGATGTTGAGAGTGGCTTGAAGAAATCCCTACAATCTTTGAAGTTGGATTATCTTGATCTATATCTCGTGCACTGGCCATTTGGGATTCAG AACATTGAAGGTGAGATGTGCCCCACAGGACCTGATGGGAGAACTCTGTTCAATGATGTACACTTCACAGAAACGTGGCAT gGGATGGAACAGTTAGTGCAGAAAGGCTTGGTCAAGTCAATTGGGGTCTCAAACTTCAACATTTCGCAGATTAAAGAAATTCAAGCCCTCCCAAATAAAGTTCCTATTTCTAATAATCag ATTGAATTATCTCCTTATCTTGTTCAAGATGATTTGGTGAGCTTCTGCAAGTCTCAGGGCATCACTGTCACTGCCTACAGTCCTCTGGGGTCCCCGGACAGAAAAGA TCCTCAGGATGATGATCCTATTCTTATGGATGATCCTAAACTGATTGATCTTGCCAGGAAGAAAGGGAAGTCGGTGGCACAGATCTTGATCCAATACCATTTACAACAGAATGTGGCGTGCATGCCAAAGAGCGTGACACCATCCAGAATCTTAGAAAATTTTCAG AGCCTTCACTTTACACTGACCGATAGTGAGGTAGAGGAGCTGAAGTCATTGAACCGAAATAACAGATATTGCACATACGATGA agCATTTGGCCATCCTCTGCATCCATTTGACCCAACACACTGA